The Candidatus Bathyarchaeota archaeon DNA segment TGCTGGGCGCTGGAGGAATACTTAACGTTCCAGTTTCACTGAACTGCATCAGCTGGTGGAACTCATGCCTCCTCCAAGCGAACTACCCGTGGAAGTACAACATGACAAAAGCTAACGAGCTACTTGAAGCAGCAGGATTCGCCGACACTGAACCTGATGGCACTAGAAACTATCCTGTTGGGTGGCCAGGCAGGGAAGGCGGACCAAACATGGACTCGCTCATCTTCTACATAAGAACTGAAGACAAGAGATATGACGCCGGCCAATACCTTGCAAGCCAGTTAGACATCTTGGACATCCCGTACATCAAAATGGTGGGTGTTTCAGACTTTTGTTATCCGCCTGTTATGGGAGACCGAAACTACCACATTTACACAGGCGGCTGGAACATAGGAACATACCCAACGTTCCTTTACTTCGGATACCACAGTCCTTGCTGGCCCTGCCCATATGATTCTAACTACGTAACAGGCATGAACTCGTCAAACCTCCCAAACTATCCCATGCTTGACGAATATGTTCGCGCTGTATACTTCACACCCAGCATCGCCGCAGCCCAAGCTGCTACCCTAAAGGCAGGAGGATACGGCTGGGCTGAATTGTGTGTCAACATCCCCCTATGGTCCAGCAAAAGCTACGTCGCCTGGCGCAAGACCATGCCGGGAGTCGTCAACATGTTTGGCTACGGATTAGACAACCCGTACCAATTTCTACATGCTTATCAAAGTGCTGGCGGCCCAATTAGAATGGGAACAGTAAACGGACCTAAGGCGCTTAACCCGTTGTACTCTGTGTGGACTTACGACTACACAGTGCTAGACAGAGTGTTCGATAAGTTACTAAACGTTAACCCATACGACCTCACGGTAGACCAGCCTTGGGCGGTTGAAGACTGGGAGGTTGGAACGTGGGTCGATCCGGATCCAGGTCCAAAGGAGCCTGCTGAGAAATCCACAGTCACGTATTATCTGAGGAAAGACTGTGGAATAGTGGAGCCAGTAACAGGCAACTTCATACGATACGCAACCGCGCATGACTTGGAGTTTTCTGCGTGGTACACTTACTGCTTCCATGACGCTTGGAACTTTCCAAGCTACGAAGACCTGCACCACAGCGAAATAATCGATGACTACACGATTAAGTACTACTTCGACGATGCAAGCTACTGGTTCTGTTACAGACCGCAATACCCAACACTTGCTAGGGATGAGCTAATCGATACGCTCTGCACTACAAGCTCTGCGAGTTTCACGAGTGATGGTACAAACTGTAGCTCTGGGACTCAATTCAAGCTGACAACAGAAAACATAGTACAGGTGACTTCTGACGATGTGCCAGTTGACTACGTCATCTTCGGCGGCTACGAAGACCTCGAGCACAACTGGATATGGCTTCAAAGCAACCTGCCAGCTGGAACTTACACAATCAACTACTACACAAACGACCTTGATCCCCACGGCTACTACCTTGCAGGCCTACCATGGACAGACACGTGGTACAGCTTCGGACCGTTTTACTGCACAGACATAGTGCCAGGCGTAGGTGGATATGCTACGCTGAACAAAAACCCACACTACTGGATGGAAACTCCACCTCTAGGTGAGACTGACTGGCGCTGGTGGTGGGACACTCCAGGAGGACAACCCGGATGGGAGATTCCTGGACGCACCGGCGGCTACTTCCAAATCAACATCTACGACGTGATAAAAGCCACAGGAAGCTACGGCCACAGCGGCGACGACATATATGACCCTGGCTACTTCCCAGGCGCAGACCTAGACAAAACCGACCTTGCACACATAGGCATCTACGACATAGTAAGCATCACAGACAAATACGGACAAAAATGGGCAATACCACCCCCATAAAATACATAGCCAAAACCAACAAGACTAACACCCCCTCTTTTTTTCCAAAACTTTTGTGAATACTCAAAAACTGGGAATAATGTTTATATCGTAAGAGATAATATGCCATTTATAGATGCATGTCTATAGGAGAACATATTGTATATGCAGAGAATACCAATACAGGTAATCGTACGACATATGTTAACAGATTCACTTAAAATACTCCGTCTACAACTTTATCGACAACTCGCTTAAGCATGATAGACAGCCTCCTCTGCAGCTTCAACTTGCCCATTGCATGCAGGTATGCGTGCTAATATTTCCCCAGGCAAACTAATCGAAAACAATAACTTCATACACGTGCTAATTTTCTATTCCTGATAGCCTACTCGCTTGAATGGATAAATGGAAAAAAGCTAAGAAACTTATCGAAGAAGGGTTCAATTATGTCGGTGAAATACATGGAAAACAGATGTTCCATAAGCGAAAGTAAAAAGTTGAGTAAAACCTCAGGATTTTGAGTATCTAGCCTTTTTCTCGAATTGCCTCTCGTAAATTTCTCTAACTTTTTGTATAGTATCTACCTCTTCAAGGCTTTTGTCATCACGAATTCTGGTGATCCTAGCGAAACGAAGAGCCATGCCGCATTCATATTTCGGGCTTTTTTGAATTTCGTTGTAAGCAACCTCGACCACAATTTTTGGCACAACTATCACTCTATAGCCCTCCTTTTTGACAGCCAACTGTTTCAGTCGCCGGGTCATTTCAACAATTTCTGCGTCAGTCAAACCTTTAAAAGTCTTCCCCACAGTGAGCAATTCGCCAGTTTCCATGTCTCGAGCAGCAAGGTAGTAGTCGGAAAGCCAACCATGTCTCCGTCCATATCCATACTCTGCCGCCACTATAACCAAGTCAAGAGGTTCAAGAACCCTTTTTATTTTAAACCATCTTTTGCCACGAACCCCTGGTGTATATAAGCTGTCAAGTTTCTTCGCCATTAAACCCTCATGTCCCGCTTCAATGGCTCCTCTCAAAAACTCTTCAGCCACACCAATATCTTGAGCGATAATTTGCTTTGTTAATGGAATTGCCCCTGCAACCTCAGCTAGTTTTTTCCTTCGGCTTGTATAAGATTCGTTAATGAAACTTTGGCCATTGACATACAGCGCGTCGAACAGATAAAGCTGAACTGGAACTTCTTCCGCTGCATGTTCAATCTGGCGAATTCTTCTGAAACGGCGCATAAGGTGCTGAAAAAGCATAGGGTTTCCATTCTTACCCACAGCAATGACTTCACCTTCTAAAACAGTTTCGTCAGCCTTAACTTCATTCTGGACGAGTTCAACGATTTCTGGGAAGCTTTCTGTTACGTCTGTTAATCGGCGACTAAAAATTTTCACAACATCTTTTAACTTGTGAATCTGAATGCGAGCTCCATCCAACTTGTATTCTAAAGCTGTTTGCCCGCTATGCTCCTCTAAAGCTTCAGCAACAGTTGCAGCTGTCTGTGCCAACATAGGTTTTATTGGTCTGCAAACTTTGAGTCTTAGTTTCACCAAGCCATCTCTTCCCTTAATTTTTGCGATAGTGGCAACTTCGCCTATGTCGCCTGTGAACATAGCCGCGGTTTGAATAAGATCAGGAGAAGCATTGAAGGCTTGTGCTACTGCAAGCTCCATTAATCCTTCGTGGAAGCCCGTTCGCATTTCGCCAATTAGCACCTTCACGATGTATTTAGCCTCTAGAGAAGTCGCGGAGCCTAGTAACGTTTTAAGCAGTCTTTCTTTTTTTCCTCTTGAACCTATTCCCGTTGTTTCTGCGATGGTTTCAAAAGTACGTTGCACTTCAAGTATTGTCAGTTGTTTTTGAAAAAGTGTAGCTTGCTTCCTAATTTTGCCTTCTTCAAATACGATTTTAGTTGCGTCACCTACATCGCCAGTCATACTAAAAGCTCGGGAAAACGTGTCATCATCAATATTAGTTATTCTTCGGATTGTCGTGTTAAGGGTTGCCCAGCTAACCTCCAAAACACGTTGATCCCATCTTGGAAAGACTCTGCCCATCAGCATTGAAATTGCTGGCTCAATCTCTTCGATCTCGAGTTTTAGAAAAAATGAGGAAACCCAGCGGACCATAACTTTACGTTTTGTTGTTGACTCTAATTTTTCGCAAAGCTCTGCTAAACTTCGGAACAAAGTTGGCATACAAATCGCTTTCAAAGAAAAGATGGTTTAACGAAACATAAGCATTCCTAGTTTAGAAGAGTAGTTTCTAGAACAGTTGTAATGCAAGTTTGTCTTTGACTTCCTTTATTTTCTTCTGTAACTCTACAGCTTCTTTGCTTTTCTCTTTTTTCAACGCTTTGTAGCAGTCGAGGGCGTATTCTAAGGCACTGACACCGAAGCGGTCGAATCCTTTTTTAAAAGCCACTTCCGCAGACTTGTTGAAGCGTTTAAGAGCGGTTTTGTACTCTTTCAGCATGAAGCTGCATTCGCTGGCTTTGAACATCATGTTCGAAGCATCGAAAAAATCGCCTTTCTTTTCGTAGAGCTCCGAGGATTGAAGAAACTTTTCTGCTGCCTCCTCATATTTTTCCGTTGCGTACAAAATGTTGCCCTGTTTGTGAAGCTTAATTGGATCCTCTTTTTCAGCACTCATCAGTTTTCCACTCGCAACCTTCTATTCAATTGCCACCTAATTGTTTTAAATGTTTCCGCCTATGTTTCACAATTTCCGCATAGTCACTCGCGTTTCGTAAAATACATCATACTACTAGGGTTTGCAATAACACGTTCAAACTTTGCCTTTATTAAGTCGCATTTTTCTTTCAGTGTATTGGCTACCTACGCGTGATAACTGTCGGTTTCAAAATCCACCAATCGAATGTAGAGCAACGTGCTTATTGCGTCCAATGTCTGCTTTATGTGCAGAATGTTTTTGTTTTTCTGGTATTTCGTAGCGCGCGCATAAGTTTATAAAGCAATTTATCAACTGAGTAAATGCGCAAGAATTAGATTTCAAAAAAGAGAACTAGTTCTGCCTCAATGAATAGGAGGTGCAGTCTATATGTCATACGGAAGAGAACCCAGAGAGATGCACAAGGCAGTCTGCGCTGATTGTGGTAAGGAATGTGAGGTCCCATTCAAGCCTGATCCCAGCAGACCAGTCTACTGCAGGGAATGTTGGTCAAAGAGAAGAGGCACACGTAGTAGAACAAGATACTAACATTAGGCTTTATAGCTAAGACTATCCAACGTATCCAAATTATTTTTCTAATTTCATTTTTCATTCTAGGTCTATGTTTCTTTGTGGCCGTCGTATTTTTGCAGAATCATAAAAAACGAACATAATAATTTGGCACGCAAAAAGAGAAACTTCTTTTAAACCAAAAAGATAAATAGTGAGCTATGCTTCGAGATTTCAATCTCCTCGTAACGACGACTCGTGGAAATGAGGCTGACGTTTGCTCGGAAATTTGGTATTTGCTGGGCGAAACCGGGGACAGTGCGGCAAAAGTTGACAAAACAGGGGTTTCAGGTTTGATAGCGGCGAAAACATCCCTCCAACCTCTAGAAGCCATAGAAAAACTCCGTAATATACTGAAAGAGCGGCCCTACGAGTTCCGTTACACTCTTCGCATAATTCCTATTCAAAAAGTAACACAAACCGACGTAGGCGAAATTGAACGCGTCGTTACGCAACTTGCAGCACAAATTAAAGAAAATGAAACTTTCCGTGTAACCGTCGAGAAACGTTTCACCCACATGTCCAGCAAGGATATTATTGAAGCTGCTGCAGCAAATATCGACCGCAAAGTAGACTTGATCAATCCAAACAAAATTGTCCTAGTCGAAGTTGTAGGCGGATTCACTGGAGTATCAGTTCTTAAACCATCTGACATAATCTCGATAATGAAAGAGAAATTCGAGAGCTAACGTCGAGTCACTAAAAGGGCAACATGTTCAATTACTAGGTCGGAAAGAGCCTTCTTTTCTCCGTCTTCCTCTAATTTCGCTGCCAACTCAGTATCAGATATATCGAAAAGCCGTCTAATATATGCCATTTTTTCAACTGACAAGTCAAGAACGCCATCATCACGTTTGCCAAGAATTAACTTGGAGACCTCTGTAAGGGACTTTTCAGCAACATTTTCCTCATCTGCCACCACCAACACAGCAATTTGTGACGAATTCTGTTTTATCCCCATGAGGTTCAAAGCAACTCTAATCTGTCTCTGAGCAGAAGCGTAGAGAAGACATTCGACGGCCAGGTTCTTTGAAATGTTTGTTCTATTTTTAAAGGCTTTCAAAGAGTTAAGCGTAGCAAAATAAAGATGCTGCCATCCCGCGACCAGTTGAGCGTCAAAAAATTGTACAGTCACATCGCCTAACTTTTGTCGAACTAGAGAAAGAAGATGGTCAACATCGCTTATTTGGACATCTCTAAATCCAACTATGCCAATATGCTTGCTAAAGTCTTCAATTTGTTTTATCATTCAGAAACCTCAGACATCTCTCTGCCGAAACGCTCCGCCAGTTCTGGGTCGAAACCATATTTTATTAATGTCTGCTTCGCTTCGTCAGCTGATCTTCCATTTTGCTGGAATTTTTCGATAACCTTTCTTAGGGCTTCTTTTCTTTCCCACGGAAAAATTATCCAATTGCGAGTTGTTTTCTCATAAAAGTCGGGTATTGTAACACTCCACGGCTTGTAATAGAGCGTTACCATTTTGACGACTCTGGCGCCTTGCTCATGCAAATGAGTTTTGACTAGACGCAGACTTTTGCCAGTGTCAGAAACATCATCGACGACAAGCACCTTTTTTTCTTTAACGTTAACTGAAACTGATTGAGTTATTACTGGTTTCTTTTTCGTTTCTGCGACGCCTAGATAAAATTCTGCCTTGACATTAGCGATTTCTGGATTTTCCAATAAATCTGACAGAACTCTTGCAGGGGTCCAACCACCCCGTGAAACTCCAACAATTATGTCGGGATTGAAATTGTCATTTTGGATCTTTCGGGCTAAATGCAAAAGCAGCGTATAAATCTGTTCCCATGAGGGAATCTCAAATTTTTCACTTTGTTGCAATTTCACAGTTCTCTCCGAGCTAGAAAAATAGGGATAAACAAGTGGATTTAAATGTTTTACAGTTTTATCTAAACTTCTAGAAGATAAAAAAAGAAGGGGAATATGTTCGTTATTGAGGAGGCTTTGGTTTCTTTGCCCCGTATATTATTACTCCGATGCCTATGAGTACCCAGCCGATGCCGAAGAACATCCAAGCGTAAGAGTTTACCAAGGCAGCGTTGGCTGATATAAGGTTGGCGTCTGCTTCTGTTTTCGTAGCATTCGCAAGGGCTTCTTTGTAGTTGAGCGCTGCATCCTCCATCGCCGTACCTCTTTGTTCGTAGACATTAAGCGCTTCATCAACAAGGTCACTTGCATTTCCATAGTGTATATTAGCCGCATAGAAATCTCCAAGGCTATGGGCTTGATCTCCTAGTTGAAATTCGAAATAGGCTTCTATAAACAGAACCATTGCTTTGGAGACATTAAATAAGGGAATCATAGTCGGACCGCCCATGAACATCATTTCCAGTTTATCGCGAAGTTGTTGTGTCTCAAGATGGCCTGCTGAATATATCGCGAAATTGTTATCCCAACTCTCCCACGGACTCCATGTAGTAACGACTTCTGTAGGCCCGCTGGTAGCGTTGACTATCTCCACGTACAGCCTGTAGCCATAAGTCCAAATATCGGGAATCTCACTCGTCGAAGGTGTCATGTTGCTAACAGTGAAAACCTTTGTTTCTCCATAGACAATTGCCTCTGGGGTGGCAAACCTGTGTGTGTAGTTTTTGCCCCAGCCAAAGTGTACTATGATGGTTGAAATGTTAATTTGAGTCTTGTCAGGCGGAGGCCCCCAGTCATTTAATAACATCACAGAGAGATCCCAATATGTTCCTTCTTGGTAAGCGACGACATTTTGATGATAGAAATCGTCATTGCCCCTATATGTTGGGTTTGTCCACCCCACCGCTTGGATGTATGCTTGTGAAGGCTTGATATAGAATGCAGATAGCGTTACGAGCACTAGGATACTTAGCATTATTAGAGCAGTTTTCTTCATCTCATTACCCTCTAAAACATAGGTGTGGTTGAACACACTTCATATTTATAATTTTTGTATGCTCCTATCGTTTTATCTAAAAACTAAAGACCGTGGAAACCATTTTAAGCCAAATTAAAAAAAGACAGCAAACGCTCACCTTCTTGACTATACATATGACAACTTCAGTTCTACACACGCATAAACACCCAACCTTGCTTCCCTAAAAATACTTTAAGGAAGACACCGTTAAAAATCTAAAAGGATTGGAAGACGATGGCGAATTTCAAGGTTAACGGCGTTTCAGTTGAAGACACTTTCTGTGAAACCTTTACGGTACGTATAGCTAGGATACTCGTAACATCTGTAAACAGAAAATGGGCTTTAGAATCAGCATTAGAAGCTAAAGGACTCGGCAGATCAGCTACTATTCCCCCTTCAGAAGCCTCAATAGAAGCTGAAGCTACACCTAAGGACACTCCAGATGGAAGACCCGGCTTCATAATTCAAGTTATTGACAGAAAATTGGAGCAGCTGAGACAGTGGCTCATAGTTAGAATAAGAAAGGGAATCATACCATACCCTAAAACTAATGTCTTCGATGTTTTACCAAAAGAAATGGCTGAAGAATCCGTGAACATCAAAGGCACAATTATACAAACCTTTGGAGATGGATTCGAAGAGGAAACCAATGCATTCGGAAGGAAAGTCTACAAGATACCCAAGATGGACGGATGGTTTCACGTAGAAAGAAAATTCGGAATCACGAAAGGTGTAGCTGGCGGCATGTTCCTGATCTTAGCAGAATCCGGTGAAGCAGCGTTAGAAGCTGCTGAACGGGCAGTTGAAAGTGTAAAAACGGTTCCCTACGTAGTTGGAAAGTTTGCGGCTTCTGGAACCAAAGTCGGAGGAAAAGTTTACAAGGACACTATAGCCACTACCAATGATGCATACTGCCCATGCCTAGGTCGAATCGAAGGGAGCAAAATTCCAGAAGGTGTAAAGTGCGTTTACGAGGTTATAGTAAGTGGACTGAGGCTAGAAAATGTTAGCAGAGCAGTAAAAGTTGGTATAGAAAACGCCACAAGAGTTCCTGGAGTGTTAAAGATAACCTCAGCAAACTATGGTGGAACGCTGGGTAAAGGAAAAATTTTTCTTCATAGCCTTTTCGAGTCTAAAAGTCAAGAGTATGGAAGAAATCTCGAATATAGACGAGAAAATACGTATTGAGAAAGTATAATAAAGAAGAAGTGATTCTCGATTAGACGGCGAAATGACCATGTCAGAAGTTACAGAATTAATTCAAAAAGAAAAAGTGAAAGAGATAGTGTTACAGTTTACAGATATATCTGGCATCCTGCATTCTCTTTGGATACCTTCTGAGCTCTTCTCAAAGGTAGCTGAAGAAGGTATACACGTAGATGGGTCATCCATCGGCATGGTGGATATAGACAGGAGTGACTTGAAGCTAATCCCAGACGTAAAGACATTCGTCGTACTGCCGCCAAATGTTTTCTCTCAGAGGGTTGCAAGAGTAGTTTGCGACATCTACGAGC contains these protein-coding regions:
- a CDS encoding ABC transporter substrate-binding protein, with product ALKANDIDFLQSPLTYEQKLDAEADPNLCIAAYHENVMIEFDLNNNYTVSDTYPGVRNPLNLKQFRQALTCAVDKQYIVDEVLLGAGGILNVPVSLNCISWWNSCLLQANYPWKYNMTKANELLEAAGFADTEPDGTRNYPVGWPGREGGPNMDSLIFYIRTEDKRYDAGQYLASQLDILDIPYIKMVGVSDFCYPPVMGDRNYHIYTGGWNIGTYPTFLYFGYHSPCWPCPYDSNYVTGMNSSNLPNYPMLDEYVRAVYFTPSIAAAQAATLKAGGYGWAELCVNIPLWSSKSYVAWRKTMPGVVNMFGYGLDNPYQFLHAYQSAGGPIRMGTVNGPKALNPLYSVWTYDYTVLDRVFDKLLNVNPYDLTVDQPWAVEDWEVGTWVDPDPGPKEPAEKSTVTYYLRKDCGIVEPVTGNFIRYATAHDLEFSAWYTYCFHDAWNFPSYEDLHHSEIIDDYTIKYYFDDASYWFCYRPQYPTLARDELIDTLCTTSSASFTSDGTNCSSGTQFKLTTENIVQVTSDDVPVDYVIFGGYEDLEHNWIWLQSNLPAGTYTINYYTNDLDPHGYYLAGLPWTDTWYSFGPFYCTDIVPGVGGYATLNKNPHYWMETPPLGETDWRWWWDTPGGQPGWEIPGRTGGYFQINIYDVIKATGSYGHSGDDIYDPGYFPGADLDKTDLAHIGIYDIVSITDKYGQKWAIPPP
- a CDS encoding ATP-dependent DNA ligase gives rise to the protein MPTLFRSLAELCEKLESTTKRKVMVRWVSSFFLKLEIEEIEPAISMLMGRVFPRWDQRVLEVSWATLNTTIRRITNIDDDTFSRAFSMTGDVGDATKIVFEEGKIRKQATLFQKQLTILEVQRTFETIAETTGIGSRGKKERLLKTLLGSATSLEAKYIVKVLIGEMRTGFHEGLMELAVAQAFNASPDLIQTAAMFTGDIGEVATIAKIKGRDGLVKLRLKVCRPIKPMLAQTAATVAEALEEHSGQTALEYKLDGARIQIHKLKDVVKIFSRRLTDVTESFPEIVELVQNEVKADETVLEGEVIAVGKNGNPMLFQHLMRRFRRIRQIEHAAEEVPVQLYLFDALYVNGQSFINESYTSRRKKLAEVAGAIPLTKQIIAQDIGVAEEFLRGAIEAGHEGLMAKKLDSLYTPGVRGKRWFKIKRVLEPLDLVIVAAEYGYGRRHGWLSDYYLAARDMETGELLTVGKTFKGLTDAEIVEMTRRLKQLAVKKEGYRVIVVPKIVVEVAYNEIQKSPKYECGMALRFARITRIRDDKSLEEVDTIQKVREIYERQFEKKARYSKS
- a CDS encoding THUMP domain-containing protein; its protein translation is MLRDFNLLVTTTRGNEADVCSEIWYLLGETGDSAAKVDKTGVSGLIAAKTSLQPLEAIEKLRNILKERPYEFRYTLRIIPIQKVTQTDVGEIERVVTQLAAQIKENETFRVTVEKRFTHMSSKDIIEAAAANIDRKVDLINPNKIVLVEVVGGFTGVSVLKPSDIISIMKEKFES
- the cgi121 gene encoding KEOPS complex subunit Cgi121, which codes for MIKQIEDFSKHIGIVGFRDVQISDVDHLLSLVRQKLGDVTVQFFDAQLVAGWQHLYFATLNSLKAFKNRTNISKNLAVECLLYASAQRQIRVALNLMGIKQNSSQIAVLVVADEENVAEKSLTEVSKLILGKRDDGVLDLSVEKMAYIRRLFDISDTELAAKLEEDGEKKALSDLVIEHVALLVTRR
- a CDS encoding phosphoribosyltransferase, encoding MKLQQSEKFEIPSWEQIYTLLLHLARKIQNDNFNPDIIVGVSRGGWTPARVLSDLLENPEIANVKAEFYLGVAETKKKPVITQSVSVNVKEKKVLVVDDVSDTGKSLRLVKTHLHEQGARVVKMVTLYYKPWSVTIPDFYEKTTRNWIIFPWERKEALRKVIEKFQQNGRSADEAKQTLIKYGFDPELAERFGREMSEVSE
- a CDS encoding formylmethanofuran--tetrahydromethanopterin N-formyltransferase (catalyzes the transfer of a formyl group from formylmethanofuran to tetrahydromethanopterin tetrahydromethanopterin), producing the protein MANFKVNGVSVEDTFCETFTVRIARILVTSVNRKWALESALEAKGLGRSATIPPSEASIEAEATPKDTPDGRPGFIIQVIDRKLEQLRQWLIVRIRKGIIPYPKTNVFDVLPKEMAEESVNIKGTIIQTFGDGFEEETNAFGRKVYKIPKMDGWFHVERKFGITKGVAGGMFLILAESGEAALEAAERAVESVKTVPYVVGKFAASGTKVGGKVYKDTIATTNDAYCPCLGRIEGSKIPEGVKCVYEVIVSGLRLENVSRAVKVGIENATRVPGVLKITSANYGGTLGKGKIFLHSLFESKSQEYGRNLEYRRENTY